The sequence GACATACCTTAGGGCATTATCTTTCTGCCTGTGCCATGGAATATGCAGCCACTGGCGACAAGCGTTTTCTCGACAAAGTAAATTATATCGTACAGGAACTGGACGAATGTCAACAAGCCCGCAAAACAGGCTACCTGGGCGCCATACCGGGGGAAGACTCCGTATGGGCACAGGTAGCTGCCGGCAAAATTAAAAGCCGTGGTTTTGACCTGAATGGTGGCTGGTCTCCCTGGTACACCGTACATAAGATCATGGCCGGTCTGCTGGATGCCTACCTGTATTGCAATAACAACACAGCACTCACTGTAGAAAAGAAAATGGCTGACTGGACTTCAAAAGAAATCAATCACCTGCCGGATTCCCTGATCCAGAAAATGCTGCTTTGCGAATATGGTGGTATGAATGAAGTATTGGTGAATACGTACACGCTCACGAAAGAAAAGAAATACCTGGACCTTTCATACAAGTTCCACGATGTACGCATTCTTGATTCACTCGCAGCACAACTGGATGTATTGCCCGGCAAGCATTCCAATACACAGATACCAAAGGTATTGGGTTGTATCCGTCGCTATGAAGTAACGGGTAAAAAGAAAGACAGTGTGATCGCAGGTTTCTTCTGGAACACGGTGACACAACATCACAGCTATGCACCTGGTGGTAACAGTAACTACGAATACCTGGGCCCTGAGGATAAGCTGAACGACTACCTCACCGACAATACCATGGAAACCTGCAACAGCTACAATATGCTGAAGCTAACCCGTCATCTCTTCTCCCTGCAACCGGATGCACATTTCATGGACTTTTATGAAAGAGCTTTATACAATCATATTCTTGCCTCACAGAATCATGCAGATGGTATGATGTGTTACTTTGTTCCTTTGCGGATGGGTACCCGCAAAGAATTCAGTGATACATTCAACACCTTTACCTGCTGTGTAGGCAGTGGAATGGAAAACCATGTGAAGTATGGCGAGAGCATTTACTTTCAGGGGGCCGATGGCAGTCTGTATGTGAACCTCTTCATCCCTTCACGCCTGCAATGGAAAGAGAAGAATGTAGTTATAGAACAATCTACTTCACTGCCTGCAGATGATAAGGTAGAATTGACGATCAATACAAAAGAACCATCCACCTTTGCCGTGCGCATCCGCAAACCCCGCTGGGTACAACCGGGCTGGCAGATTGCAGTGAATGGAGAAACAGATAAAGGTGTGACAATGGGCAAAGATGGTTACATCATTGTAAAACGTAGCTGGAAAAACGGAGATAAGATCACGTTGCAATTGCCCATGAACGTGTACAAAGAAAGTATGCCAGACAATCCTGACAGGATCGCCCTGTTCTACGGCCCTGTTGTTTTAGCAGGTGTATTGGGCAATACAGAACCCGATCCGGTGACGGGTATTCCTGTACTCGTTACAGCTGACAACAACCCAAATAACTGGGTGAAAAGCGATCAGCCGCTGGTATTCCACACTACGCAAACCGGCCAGCCCAAAGACCTGACACTGGTGCCATTCAATACCGTTTCAAAAGAATATTACAGTGTATACTGGGATGCTTTTACCCCGCAAACCTGGGCAGTGCAACAGGAAAAATATGAGGGTGAAAAGAAACGTCAGCAACAGATAGAAGCAAAGACGGTAGACATGCTGAGAGTAGGGGAGATGCAGCCGGAAAGAGACCACAACTTTGGTGGCGAAAAGACCCTGAATGGTGAAGAGCATGGGCGTAAATGGAGAGCGACAGAGGAAGATGGTTACCTGGCTTTCACTATGAAAACAGATCCTGCAGCCACCAATAGTTTGCTATGCAATTACTGGGGAATGGATAACCGTTACCGCAAATTTGATATCCTGATAGATGGGGTGAAGGTCGCGACAGAGGATCTGAACCAGTACAAAGCGAGTAAGTTCTACGAAATTGTATATACGATACCGGTGGAGTTAACGAAGGGTAAAAAACAGGTAACTGTTACAATGAAAGCAGGCCCGCACAATAGTACGGGCCCGGTATATGGTACGATCAGAATGATGAGGGATTGACATTATTTAATGTTGATCCCCATTCCAACTGTGATCTGCTGAGAATGCCAGTGTACATCACCACGATCAGCCGGATGTACATTCAGTACATCGTTGATGCCATACACATAACGGCCAAAGAAATGTACGGTAGATACTGCTATCTGTACACCTGCCACCGCACCGATATCGCTCTTGGTCAGTGCATCTCTGTTGCCTTTGAATATGTTTTCATCAGCATATACGAGGTAGCTGTACTGACCACCTGCGAGGAGGGTGAAGTTCTTAACCGGACTGTAACGCAGTAACAAAGGTACAGTCACATAGCTGAGTCTTAACTTATCGTTGCCATACGTGTTCCTGTCTGAAACGAAGTAAGTAGGAAAGCTACTTGCTTTCTTTGCTGCCGCCTGAGTAAAGAGTAATTCAGGCTGGAAGCCCCATTTACCGTCTTTTGACAGATCCCATTGGGCATACAGACCGCCCTGGAAACCTGGCTTAACCCCTGATTGCATGCCATCTCCTTGAATACTGGAAAACATCAGGCTGGCTTTTAAACCGTAATGAAATGTCTGCGCTTTGGAAGCCGTTCCAATAAACAGTGATAAAACACCTGCCAGTAATAATCCTTTTTTCATAGATAATATTTGCTATTTGACAATTTTATAAATTTTTCAGGGTTGAAAAAAGGCTCCACCCTTTAAAATATAACCTAAAATTTATTCGCGGGCAAACTTACGTAATTCATCATAATACCTAATTATAATTAAATTAAAGTTTGTCGATATTTTTAGATACCCTATCACGAATTGAGTTTAAAAAGATCAGACATAATGGGATTAATGGGTAAAAGTTATCTATGAAAGTTGTAATTTAATCTCCGAATAGCCTAAAAATATCGCTCGCTAATTTTTCGTTATTATTGCACAAAATTCCCTTTTTACATATATATGGAGATTATTATCATTGTCGTGCTTTCTTTGGCGATCATCGTTTGGCTACTTTTTACAATACATCAATACAGGACCCGCATTGCCGTTATGGAGAGTCAGATGGGTTCAGGTAATCAGGCGGTCGATTTGTTAAGACTGGACATACAGGAAAAAAAGGCATTGGCAGAAGAGCTGAATGCCCGTATGCAAATATTGCAACAGGAAAATATCCGTCTTCATAGTGACGCAGAGGCCCGTGAAACGCGGCTTCGGGAGCAACAACATTTTATTGAACAATCTAATTTACAACTCAGGGATGCGTTCAGTGCTTTATCTACAGAGGCATTGAAGCATAATAACAATTCATTTGTAACACTGGCCAAGGCGGCGCTTGAAACACAGCTCACAGATGCCAAAGGTGATCTTGAAAAGAGACAACAGGCGATTGATAGCATGGTGAAACCGCTGAGTGAAAGTCTGCAGCGATTTGACGATAATATGCGCCAGCTGGAAAGTTCGCGGCAGCAACAGTATGGACAGATCAATCAGTTCATACTCGGTGTACAGCAAAGTACGGAGAAGTTACAGAAGGAGACACATAGCCTGGTGAGTGCGTTGAAGACCTCTCATATACGTGGTAAGTATGGGGAGATTGCCTTGCGTAGGGTAGTTGAGTTCGCTGGTATGACAGAGCATTGTGATTTTAATGAGCAGGTGTCTGTAAACAGCGATGAGGGGCAGTTAAGACCAGATATGATCATTCATTTGCCGGAGGGGAAGACGATCGTGGTGGATTCAAAAGTACCATTGAGTGCTTATATGAGAGCGTTTGAGACGGATAATGAAGATGAGAGGAAGGCGCTGTTTGCACAACATGCATTGGCGGTTCGGGATCACCTGAAAAAATTGAGTGCAAAAGCATATTGGAGCCAGTGGAGTCATTCACCGGATTATGTTATTTTGTATTTGCAGATAGAATCTTCTTTTGGTGCAGCTTTGCAGGCAGATCCTACTTTGATTGAAGATGGTATCCGGAACAGGGTAGTATTTGCCACACCGACCACACTGATCACATTACTGCGTACCGTAGGATTTGTATGGCAGCAGTTGCATGTGGCAGAGAATATCGAAGAGATCAGGAATGCGGGGATTGAGCTGTACAATAGAACGAATGTACTGGTGCAGCATTTTACAAAAATAGGAGGTAGTCTGACGTCGGCAGTCGGGCATTATAATAATGCAGTCGCCAGCCTGGAAAGCAGGTTTGTACCGCAGGCGAAGAAACTGTATAATTTAGGCCCTGCGCTGAAGAATACTATGCCGGAGGTGAAGGCGGTAGAGACGGCGGTCAGACATTTGCCGGAACAATTAGGCGAGAGTGAGGAAGGAATGGATAATGAAACTCTCGAAAATTAGAATATAAATTATTTATTTTGTGGCGTGCCGGTGTTTAAGCACCGGCACGCATTTTAATTACTAAACCACCCACGTAAAATGGTCTACTCAACTAAAGGTCTGAAAAGAACTATGGGCTTGCTATGCCTATCCGCCTCCCTGCTGCCGGCATCAACCCGGGCGCAGGACAAAACAGAAACGATCAACCGTAAAGGTTACACCCTTGTCTTTACAGATAAGAGTCCTGACCTCGACTCCACAGTTAAAGCGCGGCTGATCAGCACCTTCTTCACCGTCTATCCGGCCGAAGCGAAGAAGTACAACAAGCACACGGTAAAGAAAGTAGATTTCGTTATCGACCCTGCCTACGACGGCGTTGCCGCTACCAGTGGTTCAGTGATCACTTTCAACCCGGAATGGTTCCGTAAGCACCCCGGTGATATCGATGTAGTAACACACGAAGGGATGCATGTGGTACAGGCCTATCCGGAGTATAACCCAGGCTGGCTGACGGAAGGCATTGCCGATTATGTACGCGCTACCATGGGGGTAGACAATGCCGGTGCTAAATGGACCCTGCCGGAATACAACGAAAAGCAGTCTTACAAAAATGCTTATCGTGTCACCGCCCGCTTCCTGATCTGGCTGGAAAAGAACAAACGCAAAGACATGGTCCTGAAACTGGACAAGGCGATGCGCACCAACACCTACACAGACGGAATCTGGAAGGAACTGACCGGTAAGACTGTGGATGAGTTGTGGAGCGAATATGCCGCAAATCCGGCCTTGTAGCCGTTGGCCCATGTTGAAAAAGAGTATTAGTCTACTAAATTAATATAGTATATTTGCTATTACCTTTTATCAACTAAAAAAAACATACATGCAAACCCGTAGTATTACTTGTGTATTGTCTGTTTTCCTGAGCTATGCCACGCTGTCGACAGCACAGCAAAAACCAATCACTGGTTATAACAGCAGTGAATCTGCCGCACAGCTACAGTTGGAGACCCGCTTCGACAAACTGCTTTCCGCAGCGGCCATCGGAGATAACATCAGGACGCTTTCTGCTTACCCACATCATATAGGCTCTGCCCGTGGAAAGGCCGTGGCTGAAGACATTGCTGCCAAATTTAAAAGTTATGGCTTTGAAACGAACATCGTCTCCTACCAGGTGCTGTTTCCTACGCCAAAAACAAGAGTGCTGGAACTAACCGGTCCCACTCCCTATAAAGCTGTACTAAAAGAACCTGCATTGAAAGAGGACGGCACTTCTGCACAGGAGGGACAGTTGCCTACCTACAATGCATGGAGCGCAGACGGCAATGTCAACGGGGAACTCGTATTTGTTAATTACGGGTTGCCTGAAGATTATGAGTGGCTGGAAAGACAGGGGGTGGATGTAAAAGGCAAGATCGTCATTGCAAAATACGGACATAGCTGGAGAGGTATCAAACCTAAGGTCGCTTACGAACATGGGGCGATCGGGTGTATCATCTATTCAGATCCGGCGGATGACGGTTATACCCAGGGGGATGTATATCCTAAGGGTGCCTATAAAAATGAATACGGGGTGCAAAGGGGATCAGTCATGGACATGGTAATTTACCCCGGCGACCCGCTCACACCGGGTACCGGGGCTACGGCGTCTGCAAAAAGGCTGGATAGAACACAGGCACCAACCATCCTGAAAATACCAGTATTACCCATCAGTTATCACGATGCGCAGCCCTTGCTCAAAAGCCTGGAAGGCCCTGTAGCACCGGCGGCGTGGAGAGGTACATTGCCCATTACCTACCACATAGGGCCCAGTGTTGGCAAAGTGCACCTGGAACTGGCTTTTGACTGGAAATTAGTACCTGCATATGATGTGATCGCCAAAATAAAAGGCGCCAAATACCCTGACCAATGGGTGATCAGGGGCAACCACCACGATGCATGGGTGAACGGGGCGTCTGACCCAATCAGTGGTATGGCGGCAGAACTGGATGAGGCGAAGGCCATCGGCCAACTTGTAAAAGATGGTTATCAACCTGCACGTACACTGGTGTACTGTGCCTGGGATGGCGAAGAACCCGGTTTGCTGGGATCTACTGAGTGGGTAGAAGATCATGCGCAGGAGCTGCAACAGAAAGCGGTGGCTTACATCAACAGTGATGGCAACGGCCGTGGCTTTTTGTATGCAGGTGGCTCGCATGCCCTGGAACCACTGGTGGCGGATATAGCACAGACAGTGACCGATCCGCAGACAAAAGTGAGTATCTATGAACGCAAAAAAGCGGCAGATGTGTTAAAAGCCGGTAATGCCAAAGCGAAGAAAGACCTGCTGCAACAGCAACAGCTTACCCTGAGTGCACTGGGTTCCGGCTCTGACTATTCCTCCTTCTTACAGCACCTTGGGGTGCCTTCACTGAATATCGGTTTTGGTGGAGAAGATGAAGGGGGGGATTACCACTCTATCTTTGATAGCTGGGATCACTATCGTCGTTTCGGTGATCCTGAATTTGCCTACGGCGTAGCGCTGGCACAAACCGCAGGCAGAGCAGCCTTACGGCTGGCCGATGCACCAGTACTACCTTTCAACTTCAGCAATCTGCAAAAAACCATTGCAGGATATGTAAAGGAACTGGATGCACTGGTGACGACCATGAGAGAAAATACGGCTATCGAAAATGAACTGATACGGAACCGCCAGTACGACCTGGCAGCAGATCCGCAGGAAAAGGTAAAGGCGCCGGCTACAAAGGCGGAGGTACCTTACCTGGATTTCTCTCCATTGCAGAATGCATTGGTGGCGCTGGATACAGCCGCGCACCATGCGAATGTAAAGGCAGCAGGAACAGGGGATAAGGCAGCTATCAACCAGGCATTGTATCAGGCGGAGCAACAGCTGTTGGTAGCGAATGGTTTGCCACGGAGAGACTGGTATAAGCACGCTATTTATGCACCGGGTTTTTATACCGGGTATGGGGTGAAAACGGTACCGGGTGTGAGAGAGGCGATAGAGCAAAGAGATTGGAAAGAGGCACAGGAACAGATTATCATAGTAGCAGGTGCGATCAACAAACTGGCAGCTTATTTAGAAAAGATTTAAAGCCGCTATCGAAAAGATTTCAAGCCGGCCGCTAGTTGCAAAAGAAACGAGGGGTATCATAACTAAATGAAACTCCTGAGAAACGCATCAAATGGAATCTGGCTCCACCAGGTATCCGAATTAAACGAGGGTATATCTAACTTTTGATATGCCCTCGTTTTTTTGCAACTTGTATATAATGTGGCACTATA is a genomic window of Chitinophaga sp. LS1 containing:
- the rmuC gene encoding DNA recombination protein RmuC; the protein is MEIIIIVVLSLAIIVWLLFTIHQYRTRIAVMESQMGSGNQAVDLLRLDIQEKKALAEELNARMQILQQENIRLHSDAEARETRLREQQHFIEQSNLQLRDAFSALSTEALKHNNNSFVTLAKAALETQLTDAKGDLEKRQQAIDSMVKPLSESLQRFDDNMRQLESSRQQQYGQINQFILGVQQSTEKLQKETHSLVSALKTSHIRGKYGEIALRRVVEFAGMTEHCDFNEQVSVNSDEGQLRPDMIIHLPEGKTIVVDSKVPLSAYMRAFETDNEDERKALFAQHALAVRDHLKKLSAKAYWSQWSHSPDYVILYLQIESSFGAALQADPTLIEDGIRNRVVFATPTTLITLLRTVGFVWQQLHVAENIEEIRNAGIELYNRTNVLVQHFTKIGGSLTSAVGHYNNAVASLESRFVPQAKKLYNLGPALKNTMPEVKAVETAVRHLPEQLGESEEGMDNETLEN
- a CDS encoding glycoside hydrolase family 127 protein, which codes for MKIPAIFSLLLPVAFCSAQSFSPMKDNGKMKVKPVVKLQAYTFPLEDVSIAAGPFKQAMEADERFLLVIEPDRLLSDFRVHAGLKAKGERYGGWENSGLAGHTLGHYLSACAMEYAATGDKRFLDKVNYIVQELDECQQARKTGYLGAIPGEDSVWAQVAAGKIKSRGFDLNGGWSPWYTVHKIMAGLLDAYLYCNNNTALTVEKKMADWTSKEINHLPDSLIQKMLLCEYGGMNEVLVNTYTLTKEKKYLDLSYKFHDVRILDSLAAQLDVLPGKHSNTQIPKVLGCIRRYEVTGKKKDSVIAGFFWNTVTQHHSYAPGGNSNYEYLGPEDKLNDYLTDNTMETCNSYNMLKLTRHLFSLQPDAHFMDFYERALYNHILASQNHADGMMCYFVPLRMGTRKEFSDTFNTFTCCVGSGMENHVKYGESIYFQGADGSLYVNLFIPSRLQWKEKNVVIEQSTSLPADDKVELTINTKEPSTFAVRIRKPRWVQPGWQIAVNGETDKGVTMGKDGYIIVKRSWKNGDKITLQLPMNVYKESMPDNPDRIALFYGPVVLAGVLGNTEPDPVTGIPVLVTADNNPNNWVKSDQPLVFHTTQTGQPKDLTLVPFNTVSKEYYSVYWDAFTPQTWAVQQEKYEGEKKRQQQIEAKTVDMLRVGEMQPERDHNFGGEKTLNGEEHGRKWRATEEDGYLAFTMKTDPAATNSLLCNYWGMDNRYRKFDILIDGVKVATEDLNQYKASKFYEIVYTIPVELTKGKKQVTVTMKAGPHNSTGPVYGTIRMMRD
- a CDS encoding transferrin receptor-like dimerization domain-containing protein; this translates as MQTRSITCVLSVFLSYATLSTAQQKPITGYNSSESAAQLQLETRFDKLLSAAAIGDNIRTLSAYPHHIGSARGKAVAEDIAAKFKSYGFETNIVSYQVLFPTPKTRVLELTGPTPYKAVLKEPALKEDGTSAQEGQLPTYNAWSADGNVNGELVFVNYGLPEDYEWLERQGVDVKGKIVIAKYGHSWRGIKPKVAYEHGAIGCIIYSDPADDGYTQGDVYPKGAYKNEYGVQRGSVMDMVIYPGDPLTPGTGATASAKRLDRTQAPTILKIPVLPISYHDAQPLLKSLEGPVAPAAWRGTLPITYHIGPSVGKVHLELAFDWKLVPAYDVIAKIKGAKYPDQWVIRGNHHDAWVNGASDPISGMAAELDEAKAIGQLVKDGYQPARTLVYCAWDGEEPGLLGSTEWVEDHAQELQQKAVAYINSDGNGRGFLYAGGSHALEPLVADIAQTVTDPQTKVSIYERKKAADVLKAGNAKAKKDLLQQQQLTLSALGSGSDYSSFLQHLGVPSLNIGFGGEDEGGDYHSIFDSWDHYRRFGDPEFAYGVALAQTAGRAALRLADAPVLPFNFSNLQKTIAGYVKELDALVTTMRENTAIENELIRNRQYDLAADPQEKVKAPATKAEVPYLDFSPLQNALVALDTAAHHANVKAAGTGDKAAINQALYQAEQQLLVANGLPRRDWYKHAIYAPGFYTGYGVKTVPGVREAIEQRDWKEAQEQIIIVAGAINKLAAYLEKI
- a CDS encoding porin family protein, with translation MKKGLLLAGVLSLFIGTASKAQTFHYGLKASLMFSSIQGDGMQSGVKPGFQGGLYAQWDLSKDGKWGFQPELLFTQAAAKKASSFPTYFVSDRNTYGNDKLRLSYVTVPLLLRYSPVKNFTLLAGGQYSYLVYADENIFKGNRDALTKSDIGAVAGVQIAVSTVHFFGRYVYGINDVLNVHPADRGDVHWHSQQITVGMGINIK
- a CDS encoding basic secretory protein-like protein codes for the protein MVYSTKGLKRTMGLLCLSASLLPASTRAQDKTETINRKGYTLVFTDKSPDLDSTVKARLISTFFTVYPAEAKKYNKHTVKKVDFVIDPAYDGVAATSGSVITFNPEWFRKHPGDIDVVTHEGMHVVQAYPEYNPGWLTEGIADYVRATMGVDNAGAKWTLPEYNEKQSYKNAYRVTARFLIWLEKNKRKDMVLKLDKAMRTNTYTDGIWKELTGKTVDELWSEYAANPAL